One part of the Sorangiineae bacterium MSr11954 genome encodes these proteins:
- a CDS encoding NAD-dependent epimerase/dehydratase family protein: MQIFMTGASGYVGGPVAEVLRAAGHRITALARSDRAAAKLDALGVRVLRGDLMDVASLARGARAADAVIHLGFHRTRDVARVDGESTDALIDALAGSGKTFIYTSGGTVTGDTGHGVHDETHPLAIGTSTGWRGAIEMRALAGCGRGVRAVAVRPPMVYGRGGSSTLLVMVDSARNEGAARLVGDGANRWSTVHVDDLAAIYRLLIEQSPAGHVFNAASEEVLSFRRMAELCSIAGGAGGRVKSWSIEEARASQRYLDSFHPDIVTRNTVLSGRKAREMLGWIPKGPALADDMTRGSYVHVERAVGEGVVS; encoded by the coding sequence ATGCAAATCTTTATGACCGGCGCGAGCGGTTATGTCGGCGGTCCGGTGGCTGAGGTTTTGCGCGCGGCCGGTCACCGGATAACCGCTCTTGCGCGCAGCGATAGAGCTGCCGCCAAGCTGGATGCCCTGGGGGTTCGCGTGCTCCGCGGCGATCTCATGGACGTCGCTTCTCTTGCCCGGGGTGCGCGCGCAGCCGACGCCGTCATCCATCTGGGCTTTCATCGCACGCGCGACGTGGCCCGTGTGGACGGCGAGTCGACGGATGCTCTGATCGATGCCCTCGCGGGCTCGGGGAAGACATTCATCTATACCAGCGGCGGTACCGTTACCGGCGATACCGGCCATGGCGTTCACGATGAGACGCATCCGCTCGCCATCGGGACGAGCACCGGGTGGCGCGGCGCCATTGAAATGCGGGCGCTCGCGGGCTGCGGGCGCGGGGTACGTGCGGTGGCCGTGCGTCCTCCCATGGTGTACGGCCGGGGAGGAAGCTCGACCTTGTTGGTGATGGTCGACTCCGCGCGCAACGAGGGCGCGGCGCGGCTGGTGGGCGACGGGGCCAATCGTTGGTCCACCGTTCACGTCGACGATCTCGCCGCTATCTATCGCCTTCTCATCGAGCAATCGCCCGCGGGTCACGTCTTCAACGCCGCGTCCGAGGAGGTCCTCTCCTTTCGCCGAATGGCGGAGCTATGCAGCATCGCGGGGGGCGCCGGGGGACGCGTGAAGAGCTGGAGCATCGAGGAGGCGCGCGCGTCGCAGCGCTACCTCGATTCGTTTCATCCGGACATCGTGACCCGCAATACCGTTCTGTCGGGGAGAAAGGCGCGGGAGATGCTCGGCTGGATTCCCAAAGGCCCCGCATTGGCCGACGATATGACGCGCGGCTCGTATGTTCACGTCGAACGCGCCGTTGGAGAAGGGGTCGTTTCATGA
- a CDS encoding cobalamin-dependent protein (Presence of a B(12) (cobalamin)-binding domain implies dependence on cobalamin itself, in one of its several forms, or in some unusual lineages, dependence on a cobalamin-like analog.) produces MSDEPKLRTLLISANREMFPSPVVPIGVLAIAGAIRDAHDVRVLDLCFAEDPHAEIEAAIAQFDPQVVGLALRNLNTNAYSDEGTQALLREYTDLARTIRAHTQVPLVLGGAGYSLRPEGLLTRLGADIGVVGEGERAFRQIVDTLARGGAVPRIVHGGGVVHSQASGIQLRRSAEIVSDLDLLPPIARDLVDPRYYAYTGTDNIQTKRGCAFGCTYCDYPDLEGRKVRVRSPARVADEVLERSRTAGVSFAFFVDSVFNVPPKAALQLCHELIARGSPLSWCCYGTPAAFDDELVEAMVRAGCCGVEVGSDSGTERMLKLLKKPFRIRDIVRTRELFVRHGLLDSHTFVLGAEDETPDEVRRSLEFVDRLDPDVAVFVVYTEDREAMTVGRAQHRESILRLLADVAPNRSGWVVPELGIRSVPRPKPTRGPAWLEYARHRRGKAEGAVAT; encoded by the coding sequence ATGAGCGACGAACCCAAGCTGCGCACCTTGTTGATCTCCGCCAATCGCGAGATGTTTCCCTCGCCGGTGGTCCCCATTGGCGTGCTCGCGATCGCGGGCGCCATCCGCGATGCGCACGACGTCCGCGTGCTCGACCTCTGCTTCGCCGAGGATCCGCACGCGGAGATCGAGGCCGCCATCGCCCAATTCGATCCGCAGGTGGTGGGGCTCGCGCTGCGCAACCTCAACACCAATGCCTACAGCGACGAGGGCACCCAGGCGCTTTTGCGCGAGTACACCGATCTGGCCCGGACCATTCGCGCGCACACCCAGGTCCCGCTCGTCCTCGGCGGCGCGGGGTATTCGTTGCGACCCGAGGGGTTGCTCACGCGGCTCGGCGCCGACATCGGCGTCGTGGGCGAGGGGGAGCGCGCCTTTCGCCAGATCGTGGACACGCTCGCGCGCGGCGGTGCGGTTCCGCGCATCGTTCATGGGGGCGGCGTGGTCCACTCGCAAGCATCGGGCATCCAGCTCCGCCGAAGCGCCGAAATCGTGAGCGATCTCGATCTGCTGCCCCCCATTGCGCGCGATCTGGTCGACCCGCGGTACTACGCGTACACGGGGACCGACAACATTCAAACCAAGCGGGGATGCGCCTTCGGCTGCACGTACTGCGATTATCCGGATCTGGAGGGCCGCAAGGTGCGGGTGCGCTCGCCGGCGCGGGTGGCCGACGAGGTGCTGGAGCGCTCCCGCACCGCCGGTGTCTCCTTTGCGTTCTTCGTCGACAGCGTCTTCAATGTGCCGCCGAAAGCGGCCCTTCAGCTCTGTCACGAGCTGATCGCGCGCGGGAGCCCGCTCTCCTGGTGTTGTTATGGGACGCCTGCGGCGTTCGATGACGAGCTGGTCGAGGCGATGGTTCGCGCGGGGTGCTGCGGGGTCGAGGTAGGCTCCGATTCAGGCACCGAGCGTATGCTCAAGCTCCTCAAAAAGCCCTTTCGCATTCGAGATATCGTCCGAACGCGCGAGCTGTTCGTAAGACATGGGCTGCTCGATTCCCATACGTTCGTGCTGGGCGCCGAAGACGAAACGCCCGATGAGGTTCGACGATCGCTCGAGTTCGTGGACCGGCTCGATCCCGATGTTGCCGTCTTCGTCGTGTACACCGAGGACCGCGAGGCGATGACCGTCGGTCGGGCGCAGCATCGCGAGTCCATCTTGCGCTTGCTCGCCGATGTGGCGCCCAACCGATCCGGCTGGGTGGTTCCGGAGCTGGGCATTCGCAGCGTGCCGCGGCCCAAGCCTACCCGCGGTCCCGCATGGCTCGAGTATGCGCGACACCGTCGCGGAAAGGCCGAGGGCGCCGTGGCTACATGA
- a CDS encoding alpha/beta fold hydrolase, protein MLVLLHGFGGAPASWQDVQRELSEPSLAPALLGHDGHSDGSAPIDTFDAEVNRIAAMVPPGSHIVGYSLGGRVALGVAVRHPGRIARCTLISTHPGLVSGDLRAARAAADDGWAERLERDGLASFFAAWESQPMFATQQRLPEETRARQRTIRLAHHPAGLARAMRTLSLGRMPPRWADLFEVQAPVNVVTGSLDATYGALGEQLAAALPLARCTVVPDAGHNVVLEAPRAIARIVMAP, encoded by the coding sequence GTGCTCGTTCTTCTTCATGGATTCGGCGGCGCTCCCGCTTCCTGGCAGGATGTCCAACGCGAGCTCTCGGAGCCAAGCCTCGCGCCCGCGCTGCTCGGTCACGATGGCCATTCGGACGGATCTGCGCCCATCGACACCTTCGATGCGGAGGTCAACCGCATCGCGGCGATGGTCCCTCCCGGCTCCCATATCGTCGGTTACTCGCTCGGCGGCCGCGTGGCACTTGGTGTCGCCGTTCGACATCCGGGGCGGATCGCACGTTGCACCCTGATCAGCACCCATCCCGGCCTTGTCTCGGGCGACCTCCGCGCGGCGCGCGCCGCGGCCGACGATGGCTGGGCGGAGCGACTCGAACGCGATGGCCTGGCGAGCTTCTTTGCAGCATGGGAGTCGCAGCCAATGTTCGCAACGCAGCAGCGGCTCCCCGAGGAAACGCGGGCACGGCAGCGCACGATTCGCCTGGCCCACCACCCCGCCGGCCTCGCGCGGGCGATGCGCACGCTGTCGCTCGGCCGCATGCCGCCTCGCTGGGCCGACCTCTTCGAGGTGCAAGCCCCCGTGAACGTGGTCACGGGCAGCCTGGATGCCACGTACGGTGCGCTGGGCGAGCAGCTCGCAGCGGCATTGCCTTTGGCGCGATGCACGGTCGTACCCGACGCAGGCCACAATGTGGTCCTCGAAGCGCCGCGCGCGATCGCGCGCATTGTCATGGCGCCGTGA
- a CDS encoding 1,4-dihydroxy-2-naphthoyl-CoA synthase, whose amino-acid sequence MVSRIFNPERWRPVEGFAFDDITYHRALDQGTVRIAFHRPEVRNAFRPRTVDELSTALEHARSLTDVGCVLLTGNGPSPKDGGWAFCSGGDQRIRGKDGYEYANEGGQRDPGCLGRLHILEVQRQIRFMPKVVIAVVPGWAAGGGHSLHVVCDLTIASKEHAAFKQTDADVASFDSGYGSALLARQVGQKRAREVFFLGKTYSADEAFQMGMVNAVVPHRELEAFALDWAKEINAKSPTAIRMLKFGFNLPDDGMVGQQIFAGEATRLAYGTEEAKAGRDAFVEKCPSDYSKFPWHY is encoded by the coding sequence ATGGTTTCCCGAATATTCAACCCCGAGCGTTGGCGCCCCGTCGAAGGTTTTGCATTCGATGACATCACCTACCACCGCGCCTTGGACCAAGGGACGGTGCGCATTGCGTTTCATCGCCCCGAGGTGCGCAATGCATTTCGCCCTCGCACGGTGGACGAGCTGTCGACCGCGCTCGAGCACGCGCGCAGTCTCACCGATGTCGGCTGCGTGTTGCTCACGGGAAATGGCCCGTCGCCCAAAGACGGCGGGTGGGCGTTTTGCTCCGGAGGCGACCAACGCATCCGCGGCAAAGATGGTTACGAATACGCGAATGAAGGCGGCCAACGCGATCCAGGCTGTCTAGGACGTCTGCACATCTTGGAAGTCCAACGTCAGATTCGCTTTATGCCCAAGGTGGTCATCGCGGTGGTCCCCGGCTGGGCCGCCGGCGGCGGACATAGTTTGCACGTGGTGTGCGATCTCACCATTGCGAGCAAGGAGCACGCCGCGTTCAAACAGACCGACGCCGACGTGGCGAGCTTCGACAGCGGCTACGGCTCCGCCCTCCTAGCGCGGCAAGTCGGGCAAAAGCGAGCGCGCGAGGTCTTCTTCCTCGGCAAAACCTATTCGGCCGACGAAGCATTTCAGATGGGCATGGTCAATGCTGTGGTGCCGCACCGGGAGCTCGAGGCGTTTGCGCTGGATTGGGCGAAGGAGATCAACGCCAAAAGCCCAACCGCGATTCGAATGTTGAAATTTGGATTCAACCTCCCCGACGATGGCATGGTCGGACAGCAAATTTTCGCCGGGGAAGCCACCCGCCTCGCCTATGGCACGGAAGAGGCAAAAGCCGGGCGCGACGCCTTCGTCGAAAAGTGTCCATCCGACTATTCGAAGTTCCCTTGGCACTATTGA
- a CDS encoding ester cyclase — translation MSEMTAKEMDELLDHHLAAEMRGDVEATLATFSPDIEHEMVGPGILKGIDAVRPRYEGLFRDVESLSYKTLHRVHGPGFVVDDMLLRVKVLGTMMGIPGNGRIIEFRMLHRFKMHGGKITRETAWLDAAAVLRQLRG, via the coding sequence ATGAGCGAAATGACCGCCAAAGAAATGGACGAGCTGCTCGATCACCATTTGGCCGCCGAAATGCGCGGCGATGTGGAGGCCACCCTTGCCACCTTCTCCCCCGACATCGAGCATGAAATGGTGGGTCCGGGTATCCTCAAGGGCATCGATGCCGTCAGGCCACGCTACGAAGGGCTCTTTCGCGACGTCGAGAGCCTTTCGTACAAAACCCTTCATCGCGTGCACGGTCCTGGATTCGTGGTGGACGATATGCTTCTCCGGGTAAAGGTCCTGGGCACCATGATGGGCATCCCAGGAAATGGGCGAATCATCGAATTTCGCATGCTGCACCGCTTCAAGATGCACGGCGGAAAGATCACCCGCGAAACGGCGTGGCTCGATGCTGCCGCCGTTCTCAGGCAGCTCCGCGGATGA
- a CDS encoding nuclear transport factor 2 family protein translates to MNNARLMTREEMDALMDEHLAAEDAGDLERALATFAENVEHDIVGPGGVPVVHGVEAVRPRYDNLFKNIQCVSRKQLERLHGDNVLIDDSLLTVKVVGKMGPMEGRGRTISFRMFHVMEMANGKITRENVWFDTSAIARQLM, encoded by the coding sequence ATGAACAATGCACGCTTGATGACGCGCGAGGAAATGGACGCTCTCATGGACGAGCATCTCGCGGCCGAAGACGCTGGCGATCTGGAGAGGGCGCTGGCCACATTTGCAGAGAACGTGGAGCACGATATCGTAGGTCCCGGAGGGGTCCCCGTGGTGCACGGGGTCGAGGCAGTACGGCCGCGCTACGACAACCTGTTCAAGAACATCCAGTGCGTGAGCCGCAAGCAGCTCGAACGGCTCCATGGGGACAACGTTCTCATCGATGATTCGCTGTTGACGGTAAAGGTCGTCGGCAAGATGGGCCCCATGGAGGGTCGGGGTCGCACCATCAGCTTCCGAATGTTCCATGTCATGGAGATGGCCAACGGCAAGATCACGCGCGAGAACGTATGGTTCGACACATCGGCCATCGCGCGGCAGCTCATGTAG
- the menD gene encoding 2-succinyl-5-enolpyruvyl-6-hydroxy-3-cyclohexene-1-carboxylic-acid synthase — MIRTALTQWARVLMTSFADAGVEHVVISPGSRSTPFVLAAAREPRFICHDIIDERAAAFFALGQARRTGRPSLLLCTSGTAGAHYFPAIVEAAMSRVPLLVLTADRPNELQSCAAAQTIDQLKLFGGYARQFFDLGLPDPAPSALRALRRIVAQATFTSTWPSAGAVHLNARAKQPLEPMEPETRDEHALAHEVGSLLAEPLVSAFAPRMEPDPAAIGILARWALSAARPLIVCGPSPLAPRADELHRDALFDLARTLAAPVFCEAASNVRFVDAAAARGVLLCDAFDTFLRSPSFRANAQADLVLHLGAPPTSASWAAYAGGLRSARRIIFSEEGWNDPQNSAALHLFGSTRASLEALHRAMAPAPAPAREKPPGAWQELLCRANDIAWSIIDEDLARTTTMTEAAAVRAIVGALPIGSHLFLGNSLPIREVDTFCKGSHATARVLSQRGASGIDGLIAGAAGAASVGDSPMTLLLGDISFLHDVSSLLIARPLRASFVIAVLNNGGGRIFEQLPVASWPGIERAELAHLTTPHDRSTEHAAHLYGHPFERVASLPELSDALARAHARPGCTLLEVVVPPHGAHEQHSRIWETASAAVGRLVERFGPF; from the coding sequence ATGATTCGAACGGCGCTCACACAGTGGGCTCGCGTCCTCATGACGAGCTTTGCCGACGCCGGGGTCGAGCACGTGGTCATCAGCCCCGGCTCGCGCTCCACGCCCTTCGTGTTGGCGGCCGCGCGCGAACCGCGATTCATCTGCCACGACATCATCGACGAGCGCGCGGCGGCCTTCTTCGCGTTGGGGCAGGCGCGGCGCACGGGCCGGCCCAGCCTTCTTCTGTGCACATCGGGCACCGCCGGCGCGCACTACTTTCCTGCGATCGTCGAGGCAGCCATGTCCCGCGTGCCGCTGCTGGTGCTCACCGCCGATCGCCCCAACGAGCTCCAGTCCTGCGCGGCCGCGCAGACCATCGACCAGCTCAAACTCTTCGGAGGCTATGCGCGGCAGTTCTTCGACCTGGGCCTGCCCGATCCCGCCCCCTCGGCCCTGCGCGCCCTGCGCCGAATAGTTGCCCAGGCAACTTTTACATCGACGTGGCCCTCGGCGGGCGCCGTTCACCTCAACGCCCGCGCCAAACAACCCCTGGAGCCGATGGAGCCGGAGACCCGCGACGAGCACGCCCTCGCGCACGAGGTGGGATCGCTGCTCGCCGAGCCACTCGTCTCCGCCTTCGCCCCTCGCATGGAGCCGGATCCCGCAGCGATCGGCATCCTTGCGCGATGGGCGCTCTCGGCGGCGCGCCCGCTCATCGTCTGCGGTCCCTCGCCGCTCGCACCTCGCGCAGATGAGCTCCACCGCGATGCGCTCTTCGATCTCGCGCGCACCCTCGCCGCCCCCGTCTTTTGCGAAGCGGCCAGCAACGTCCGTTTCGTGGACGCGGCCGCCGCGCGCGGGGTGCTCCTCTGCGACGCCTTCGACACCTTTCTTCGCTCGCCATCCTTTCGCGCGAACGCGCAAGCCGACTTGGTGCTGCACCTGGGCGCTCCGCCCACGTCCGCATCCTGGGCTGCCTACGCCGGCGGTCTGCGCTCGGCGCGGCGGATCATTTTCTCGGAAGAGGGCTGGAACGATCCCCAGAACAGCGCCGCCTTGCACCTGTTCGGCAGCACACGCGCATCCTTGGAGGCGCTCCACCGCGCCATGGCGCCCGCGCCCGCGCCCGCGAGGGAAAAACCTCCCGGCGCTTGGCAAGAGCTCCTCTGCCGGGCCAACGATATCGCTTGGAGCATCATCGATGAGGATCTCGCCCGAACGACGACCATGACCGAGGCCGCCGCGGTGCGCGCCATCGTCGGCGCCCTGCCCATTGGATCGCACCTCTTTTTGGGCAATAGCCTGCCGATCCGCGAGGTCGACACCTTTTGCAAAGGCAGCCACGCGACGGCGCGCGTCCTCTCGCAACGAGGTGCCAGCGGCATCGACGGATTGATCGCCGGCGCCGCCGGCGCGGCGAGCGTGGGCGACTCCCCGATGACCTTGCTGCTCGGCGACATCAGCTTTTTGCACGATGTCTCGTCGCTGCTCATCGCACGCCCCCTGCGCGCTTCCTTCGTGATCGCCGTGTTGAACAACGGCGGCGGTCGCATTTTCGAACAGCTCCCCGTGGCATCCTGGCCCGGCATCGAGCGCGCGGAGCTTGCACACCTGACGACCCCGCACGACCGCAGCACGGAACATGCGGCGCACCTGTATGGTCACCCCTTCGAGCGCGTGGCCAGCCTCCCCGAGCTCTCGGATGCCCTTGCGCGCGCGCATGCCCGCCCGGGGTGCACCCTCCTCGAGGTGGTGGTCCCGCCCCACGGTGCGCACGAGCAACACAGCCGAATTTGGGAGACGGCCAGCGCCGCCGTCGGGCGGCTCGTCGAACGATTCGGGCCTTTCTAA
- a CDS encoding cytochrome P450: MILNDVDPFAREILDDPYPFYARVREASPCLFIERYSYYMVARYDDVVAAAKNHAVFSSTGGVGLEWNQRPMMPMYDPPEHTRLRRLVAKYFAPRAVDVLADRIAMFAEKALDGLLEAGRGDLVADVAEPLALGVIADVMGVPDADRGSFRKWADNVMADLSQGLSPEAAARAEASRKEFIAYLKALAQERRVRPRPGATDVITMLVAANQAEALTPFEVTAFCVLLLVAGFEPAVNGIANTALAFLEHPDEARKVARNPALLPSAIEEALRYDTPVQAFFRNTLSDTEISGVRVPKGSKVMIHFASANRDPQRFQDADRFRVDRNRDPDGGAVSFGAGVHYCLGAPLARLQLNTLAPLVLRRISGAHLDGPLERASTLLFRGLRHLPVAVSRRSASF; the protein is encoded by the coding sequence ATGATCCTGAACGACGTCGATCCGTTTGCGCGCGAAATCCTGGATGACCCTTATCCGTTTTACGCGAGGGTGCGGGAGGCGAGTCCCTGCTTGTTCATCGAGCGGTACAGCTATTACATGGTCGCGCGCTACGATGATGTCGTTGCCGCAGCCAAGAACCATGCGGTCTTTTCCTCCACGGGCGGGGTGGGGCTCGAGTGGAATCAGCGGCCCATGATGCCCATGTACGATCCGCCGGAGCACACGCGCCTGCGCCGTCTGGTGGCCAAGTATTTTGCGCCGCGCGCGGTGGACGTGCTCGCGGATCGGATCGCGATGTTCGCGGAGAAGGCGCTCGATGGCTTGCTCGAGGCGGGGCGGGGCGATCTGGTGGCCGACGTTGCCGAGCCGCTGGCGCTCGGCGTCATTGCCGATGTGATGGGGGTCCCCGACGCCGACCGAGGCAGCTTTCGCAAATGGGCCGACAACGTCATGGCCGATCTCTCGCAAGGTCTATCGCCGGAGGCGGCCGCGCGCGCGGAGGCCTCGCGCAAGGAGTTCATTGCGTACTTGAAGGCGCTGGCGCAGGAGCGGCGGGTGCGACCGCGACCGGGGGCGACCGATGTCATCACCATGCTGGTGGCGGCCAATCAAGCCGAGGCGCTCACCCCGTTCGAGGTCACGGCCTTCTGCGTGCTGCTCCTCGTGGCCGGTTTCGAGCCGGCGGTGAATGGAATCGCCAACACCGCGCTGGCCTTCCTCGAGCACCCCGACGAGGCCCGAAAGGTCGCCCGCAATCCGGCGCTCCTGCCGAGCGCCATCGAGGAGGCGCTGCGTTACGATACGCCGGTTCAGGCCTTTTTCCGCAATACCTTGTCGGATACGGAAATATCCGGTGTTCGCGTCCCCAAGGGCTCGAAGGTGATGATCCATTTTGCGTCGGCCAACCGCGATCCGCAAAGGTTCCAGGACGCCGATCGGTTCCGGGTCGACCGCAACCGCGACCCCGACGGCGGCGCGGTGAGCTTTGGCGCCGGTGTTCACTATTGCTTGGGCGCGCCGCTGGCGCGGCTGCAGCTCAATACCCTTGCGCCCTTGGTGCTCCGGCGGATTTCGGGTGCGCACCTCGACGGTCCGCTGGAGCGCGCATCGACCTTGCTCTTCCGCGGTCTCCGTCACCTGCCCGTGGCGGTTTCGAGACGCTCCGCGTCGTTCTAA
- a CDS encoding ester cyclase, producing MMTPEQMDAVVNEHMAAEKASDVERALATLTPDVIHDVVGAPDGVLHGREQVRGRYSHHFQEVQIVAHTVNRRLHGDHFLVDECTMDVTVPGRLVGIPGHGKRVQFRMVQLFQFRDGLIARENVWVDAATIRRQLA from the coding sequence ATGATGACTCCTGAGCAAATGGATGCGGTCGTCAATGAGCACATGGCTGCCGAAAAGGCATCGGACGTGGAGCGGGCGCTGGCCACCCTCACACCCGATGTGATCCATGATGTCGTGGGCGCCCCCGACGGCGTGCTCCATGGCCGCGAACAGGTGCGGGGACGGTACAGCCATCACTTTCAAGAGGTCCAAATCGTCGCCCACACCGTCAACCGGCGCCTTCATGGTGACCATTTCCTGGTCGACGAGTGTACGATGGATGTCACCGTACCCGGTCGCCTGGTGGGCATTCCAGGCCATGGAAAGCGCGTTCAATTCCGAATGGTGCAGCTCTTTCAATTCCGCGATGGCCTTATCGCGCGCGAAAACGTCTGGGTCGACGCTGCGACCATTCGCCGCCAATTGGCTTAG
- a CDS encoding acetylserotonin O-methyltransferase: MVVLNDRVRLAKLIWGFRLSQAVITAAKLGIPDLLGHEAQTAGDLALRAGVHAPSLHRLLRALAGMGIFEMDAAGRFSNTPLSDLLRDDVPGSMRALALLPGDTAFWAAWGALDQSVKTGKTAFEILNGCDVWTWRAERPEASAIFDRAMSGISSMQTAAITEAYPFSSGDRIIDVAGGNGTLLAAIVAANRGVSGVLFEQRHVASHAKAKLGAQAHIDIAEGDMFAAIPRGGTAYLLKTILHDWQDAECLAILKRCREAMAEPAKLLVIEEMIPPPEEPPSDTILFLDLQMMVTAGGRERTLNEFRSLLQETGFHLARVIGTKCPLSILEAVPV, translated from the coding sequence ATGGTGGTGCTCAATGACCGTGTGCGCCTCGCCAAATTGATCTGGGGCTTTCGATTGTCGCAAGCGGTCATCACGGCCGCGAAGCTCGGCATTCCCGATCTTCTCGGCCATGAGGCGCAGACCGCGGGCGATCTCGCGTTACGCGCGGGTGTGCACGCGCCATCACTTCATCGCTTGCTGCGCGCGCTGGCGGGGATGGGCATCTTCGAAATGGACGCGGCTGGACGTTTTTCGAACACCCCACTTTCCGACCTTCTTCGCGACGATGTCCCGGGGTCGATGCGCGCGCTCGCGCTTTTGCCCGGCGATACCGCCTTTTGGGCCGCGTGGGGCGCGCTCGATCAATCGGTGAAGACCGGCAAAACGGCGTTCGAGATTCTGAACGGCTGCGACGTTTGGACATGGCGCGCCGAGCGCCCGGAGGCGAGCGCCATCTTCGACCGTGCCATGAGCGGTATCTCCTCCATGCAGACGGCCGCCATCACCGAGGCTTATCCATTCTCGTCCGGCGATCGCATCATCGATGTCGCCGGCGGCAATGGCACCTTGCTTGCGGCCATCGTGGCGGCCAATCGCGGGGTGAGCGGGGTGTTGTTCGAGCAACGACACGTCGCATCGCATGCCAAAGCAAAGCTTGGCGCACAAGCGCATATCGACATCGCGGAGGGCGATATGTTTGCGGCCATTCCGCGCGGCGGCACCGCGTACCTCCTCAAGACCATTCTGCACGACTGGCAAGATGCCGAGTGCCTCGCCATCTTGAAGCGCTGCCGGGAGGCCATGGCGGAGCCGGCAAAGCTGCTCGTGATCGAAGAAATGATCCCGCCGCCGGAAGAGCCGCCGAGCGATACCATCCTCTTTTTGGACTTGCAAATGATGGTCACGGCGGGCGGTCGCGAGCGAACCCTGAACGAGTTTCGGAGCCTCTTGCAGGAGACGGGGTTTCACCTCGCGCGGGTGATCGGCACCAAGTGCCCCTTGTCCATCCTCGAAGCCGTCCCGGTCTAG